A stretch of DNA from Candidatus Methylomirabilota bacterium:
GAGCAAGGCGATCTGCTTGGCGGAGAAGGGGCGGACACGCAGGCGACGGATCGCGATGACGCCGATGGCCGTGCCTTCGGAGAGGAGAGGCGCCGCGAGCATCGTCCTGATGCCGGTTGCCCGTCGGCGCGCCGCGAGCTCGGGGTACTGGGTCCGGACGACGGCCTTCAGGTCGCGCACGTGGATGACCCGTCGCTCGAGCACTGCGCGCCCGTGAACCGTGCCAGGGCTCAAGGGGAACGGCTCGCCGAGCGACCGTGTGGTGCGGAGCGATCCGTGCTGCGCCACGAGGCGCAGGGTCGAGCCTTCGACGAGGAGGATCTGGGCATCGCGCGCGTCGCAGAGGCGGGCCGCCATCTTGGCGATGGCGCTCAGGACCGGCTCGACGGCCGTCGGAAGTGAGCGATGGGCGCTTGCTCCGAGGGAGGCACCGCAGTCCGGGCAGAACTTGGCGCCGCGTGGGGTGTCCTGGCGGCACCGGGGACAGCTCATATTGCCCTCCAACGGGTCCGAGCCAGTGGGTCGGCGGCGGGAGCCGCGCGGGAAAAGGCCGCGCACGAGCGTAAGTCGCGCCGGGCCGACCGGTCAAGGGCCAGGCCGCGAGCTGCGCGCGACCGCAGCCCGGACTTCATGAAGATGACTTTCTCGTCGTACGGCCCCCTGATTTACTCAGCCCTCGGCTCGCGGCGGCGCCGCTCAGCTCGAAGTGCGGCCCTCTCCCCCGCCGCGGGGGAGAGGGATGAGAACCCTCTCGCTACGCTGCTCTCTTCATTCTGATCCCTCTCCCCCACTGGGGGAGAGGGCAGGGTGAGGGGGTCAGGTGTTCGCGCATAGTCCGGGATAGGACGCTACTTGATCCGGGATCCGTCAGGCGAGGCGGGCGATGTACGGCAGATTGCGATACTGCTCCTGGGCGTCGAGACCGTAGCCGACCACGAAGACATCCGGGATCTCGCGGCCGACGTAGTGGACGGTGACGTCGGGCGGCCGCTCGCGACGCTTGACCACGAAGGCGCAGACCTTGAGGGAGGCGGGCTTGCGCGTCTGGAAATTGCGCAGCAGATAGGAGAGGCTGAGCCCCGAGGCGCAGATGCCTTCCACGACCAGCACGTCCTTGCCCTCGAGCGGCTCGTCGAGGTCCTTCCGGATTCGCACCACGCCGGAGGCGGTGATCTGCCCGTACGGCACGATCGAGATGAAGTCCAGGGTGGCGGGGATGGTCACGGCGCGCATGAGATCGGCGAGGAAGACGGCGGCGCCCTTCAAGACACCGATGACGTGCAGGGACTTTCCCTCGTAGTCGGCCGAGATCTGGGCGCCCAGGCGCGCCACCTCGGCCTGGATGGCCGCCTCGTCCATCAGCATCTCGCCGACGCCGTCGTGGGCGGCGCGCATCAGCCGAACCGGGTCGCCTGCACGAACTCGCGGGACTGCCGGATGGCCGTGGCGTCGACGAGGCCCGCCGTCTCCCACTCGTCCAGGCACTGCGTGATGGTCAGGACGGAGTGCAGGGCATAGCCCTTGGACGCCAGGAGCTCGCGGCCCCCCTGCTCGCGGTCGATGAGGATGACGAGGTCCTTGACCACGAGGCCGGCCTCCTCCAGCACCTCGATCGCCTCGAACTTGCTGGCGCCGTCTGTGATGATGTCGTCGATCAGGACCACGCGGTCGCCCGGCTCGTAGATGCCCTCGATGCGACGCTTGGTGCCGTAGCTCTTCTCTTCCTTGCGGGGGTAGATGAGAGGCAGATTGCCCTCGAGGCTGGCCGCCACGGCCAGGGGCAGCCCCGCATAGGGGATGCCGGCGATACGATCGCCCGCGCAGCGGCTGACCTCGGCGGCCATGAGGACGCCGATCCGGCGGAGCACGTCGGGGAAGCAGATGACCACGCGGAGATCGATATAGAAGGGCGACCTGATCCCGGACTTGAGGGTGAAGTCGCCGAAGCGCATGGTGCCGATCTCGAAGAGGCGCCGGATGAGCGTCGCGTGCTCGCGGGTGGTGGTCATGCGCGCATCTCCTCGAGGATGGCCGCGGCGGCTGCCGCGGGGTCGGGGGCGGCGGTGATGGGCCGCCCGACCACCAGGTAGTCGGCTCCGGCCGCCGCCGCCGCGCGCGGGGTGGCGATGCGCGACTGATCGTCGCTAACACTTCCGGCCGGCCTCACCCCCGGGGTGACGATGGTCCATCCTGCCCCCATGGCCCGGCGGATCGCCTTGATCTCATGCGGGGAGGCGATATTGCCGTCGAGCCCCGCCTCCCGCGCGAGCCCGCAGAGATGGAGGACGTGGCCTTCCACCGAGGAGGCGACGCGAAGCTCGGCCGAGAGCGCCTGTCGGTCGAGGCCGGTCAGCACGGTCACGGCGAGGACGAGTGGCCGAGGCAGCCCGAGCGTCTGGGCGGCCTCGTGCGCGCCGTGGACGGCCGCGCGCATCATGGCGCGACCCCCCGAGGCGTGGACGTTGAACATGAAGGCGCCGAGCCTCACGGCCTCGCGGGCGGCTCCCTCCACGGTATTCGGGATATCGTGGAACTTGAGGTCGAGGAAGACCTCGCCGCCGCGCTTGCGCACCGTCTCGATGGCCGCGGGGCCGCCCGCGGTGAAGAGCTGCGAGCCGATCTTGAAGCGGCGGGCTGTGCCGTGGAGCGCGTCCACGAGCATGGCCGCGCGGTCGAGGGAGTCCACATCCAGGGCGATGATGAGACGGTCTTCAGGCGTGCGCGGCATAGTAGTCCTGGAGCGATTGCACGCTCATCTCTCCCTTGAGAAGGGCCTCGATGCCGCCGATGGCGGCCTGGGCCCCGTCCACCGTCGTGTAGTACGGGATGTTCTGGGTCACGGCCGTCCGGCGGATGAGGTAGGAGTCCTTGCGGGCCCGGCCGTCCTCCGGCGTGTTGAAGACCAGCGCGATCTCGTCCCGCTTCATCAGGTCCACGATGTTCGGGCGCCGGCTCTCGTTGACCTTGTAGACCATCTCCACCGTCATGCCCTGACGCATGAGGAGCTTGGCGGTGCCCGCGGTGGCCACGAGCGAGAAGCCCATCTCGGCCAGCCGCTTGGCGACCTGGAGCACCGCGCGCTTGTCCCGGTTCTTCACGGAGAGGAATACCTTTCCGGAGGTGGGCAGGGGAGAGTTGGCGGCGATCTGCG
This window harbors:
- a CDS encoding GAF domain-containing protein yields the protein MSCPRCRQDTPRGAKFCPDCGASLGASAHRSLPTAVEPVLSAIAKMAARLCDARDAQILLVEGSTLRLVAQHGSLRTTRSLGEPFPLSPGTVHGRAVLERRVIHVRDLKAVVRTQYPELAARRRATGIRTMLAAPLLSEGTAIGVIAIRRLRVRPFSAKQIALL
- the hpt gene encoding hypoxanthine phosphoribosyltransferase, which encodes MRAAHDGVGEMLMDEAAIQAEVARLGAQISADYEGKSLHVIGVLKGAAVFLADLMRAVTIPATLDFISIVPYGQITASGVVRIRKDLDEPLEGKDVLVVEGICASGLSLSYLLRNFQTRKPASLKVCAFVVKRRERPPDVTVHYVGREIPDVFVVGYGLDAQEQYRNLPYIARLA
- the pyrE gene encoding orotate phosphoribosyltransferase, producing the protein MTTTREHATLIRRLFEIGTMRFGDFTLKSGIRSPFYIDLRVVICFPDVLRRIGVLMAAEVSRCAGDRIAGIPYAGLPLAVAASLEGNLPLIYPRKEEKSYGTKRRIEGIYEPGDRVVLIDDIITDGASKFEAIEVLEEAGLVVKDLVILIDREQGGRELLASKGYALHSVLTITQCLDEWETAGLVDATAIRQSREFVQATRFG
- the pyrF gene encoding orotidine-5'-phosphate decarboxylase, which codes for MPRTPEDRLIIALDVDSLDRAAMLVDALHGTARRFKIGSQLFTAGGPAAIETVRKRGGEVFLDLKFHDIPNTVEGAAREAVRLGAFMFNVHASGGRAMMRAAVHGAHEAAQTLGLPRPLVLAVTVLTGLDRQALSAELRVASSVEGHVLHLCGLAREAGLDGNIASPHEIKAIRRAMGAGWTIVTPGVRPAGSVSDDQSRIATPRAAAAAGADYLVVGRPITAAPDPAAAAAAILEEMRA